The Actinomycetes bacterium genome window below encodes:
- a CDS encoding phosphotransferase family protein, which translates to MAAAVHLVDPQALAGWARGRLPGDGPLEVTALGEGHSNLTFLVRRGERSWVLRRPPAGPLLPTAHDVVREFRVLSLLAGTPVRVPTVVDVCEDLDVLGVPFYLMERADGEVVRDRLPDWLAADVAAQRALALDLVDALVEIHRADWRPFVDAGIGRPAGYLERQLRRWVGQREGIQAAVAAAGGTARELPDYDAVRDWLRDHLPAEVEPALVHGDFKLDNVIVARAGGQPRITAVVDWEMATVGDPRADLGYLLLFWPELGESFPLGELAVNGPGFPAREELVARWAVGTGRDAGETRWFVTLAVWKLAVLLEASYHRWLAGMADDPFFATLDEGVPALLARAREVSGA; encoded by the coding sequence GTGGCCGCCGCCGTGCATCTCGTGGACCCGCAGGCGCTGGCGGGCTGGGCGCGGGGCCGGCTGCCGGGGGACGGCCCGCTCGAGGTGACCGCGCTCGGTGAGGGCCACAGCAACCTCACCTTCCTGGTCCGCCGCGGCGAGCGCAGCTGGGTGCTGCGCCGTCCGCCGGCCGGGCCGCTGCTGCCCACCGCGCACGACGTCGTGCGCGAGTTCCGGGTGCTGTCGCTGCTGGCCGGGACACCGGTGCGGGTCCCCACAGTGGTCGACGTGTGCGAGGACCTTGACGTGCTCGGCGTGCCCTTCTACCTGATGGAGCGCGCCGACGGCGAGGTGGTCCGCGACCGGCTGCCGGACTGGCTGGCCGCCGACGTGGCCGCCCAGCGGGCGCTGGCGCTGGACCTGGTGGACGCCCTCGTCGAGATCCACCGGGCCGACTGGCGTCCCTTTGTGGACGCCGGCATCGGCCGGCCGGCCGGCTACCTCGAGCGGCAGCTGCGCCGCTGGGTCGGCCAGCGTGAGGGCATCCAGGCCGCGGTGGCCGCGGCCGGGGGAACCGCCCGCGAGCTGCCCGACTACGACGCCGTCCGGGACTGGCTGCGTGACCACCTGCCGGCCGAGGTGGAGCCGGCCCTGGTGCACGGCGACTTCAAGCTGGACAACGTGATCGTGGCCAGGGCTGGCGGGCAGCCCCGGATCACCGCGGTCGTGGACTGGGAGATGGCCACCGTCGGCGACCCGCGCGCGGACCTCGGCTACCTGCTGTTGTTCTGGCCGGAGTTGGGGGAGAGCTTCCCGCTGGGCGAGCTGGCGGTCAACGGGCCCGGGTTCCCCGCCCGTGAAGAACTGGTCGCCCGCTGGGCCGTCGGGACCGGCCGGGACGCCGGTGAGACCCGCTGGTTCGTCACGCTGGCCGTCTGGAAGCTGGCCGTACTGCTCGAGGCGTCCTACCACCGGTGGCTGGCCGGCATGGCTGACGACCCGTTCTTCGCCACCCTCGACGAAGGAGTGCCCGCGTTGCTGGCCAGGGCCCGTGAGGTGTCCGGTGCGTGA
- a CDS encoding wax ester/triacylglycerol synthase family O-acyltransferase, with translation MPDRLSALDVSFLYLEEATTPMHVGGVSIFEVPEGGFDYDRLVALIKKRIAFVPRYRQRIRWVPGHIASPVWVDDEHFDVTFHVRRSALPRPGTDAQLRELVARIMSRPLDRKRPLWEMYLVEGLEHGRFAVLSKTHHAMVDGISAIDIGQVILDVTPEPRATGPDSWRPAPEPTGLELVAGAVGDLVKRPTAAIDTIRNGVGDLQHALGQLAGAAGGVLAMVRTVAKTAPSGPLNAEIGEQRRYATADTQLEDYKRIRKAHGGTVNDVVLAVVSGALREWLMTRGEAVGVGAVVRAMVPVSVRTEAPAGASGNKVSSYLVDLPVGEPNPVMRLHQVSYAMAGHKETGQAVGADALIGVAGFAPPTLHALGARVGSSLSRRLFNLVVTNVPGPQFPLYAGGAELLSTYPVVPLAKGQVVSVGLTSYNGGVYFGLNADRDAMADVDVLAQCLVDSLAELRGTVR, from the coding sequence GTGCCCGACCGCTTGAGCGCGCTCGACGTGTCCTTCCTGTACCTGGAGGAGGCCACCACCCCGATGCACGTCGGTGGGGTGTCGATCTTCGAGGTGCCCGAGGGTGGCTTCGACTACGACCGGCTGGTGGCACTGATCAAGAAGCGGATCGCCTTCGTGCCCCGCTACCGGCAGCGGATCCGCTGGGTGCCCGGTCACATCGCCAGCCCGGTCTGGGTGGACGACGAGCACTTCGACGTGACCTTCCACGTGCGCCGCTCGGCGCTGCCGCGGCCGGGGACCGACGCCCAGCTGCGCGAGCTGGTGGCTCGGATCATGAGCCGGCCGCTCGACCGCAAGCGGCCGCTGTGGGAGATGTACCTCGTCGAGGGTCTCGAGCACGGCCGGTTCGCCGTGCTGAGCAAGACCCATCACGCGATGGTCGACGGCATCAGCGCCATCGACATCGGGCAGGTGATCCTCGACGTCACTCCAGAGCCGCGGGCGACCGGGCCGGACAGCTGGCGTCCCGCCCCCGAGCCCACTGGACTCGAGCTGGTCGCAGGGGCAGTCGGGGACCTGGTGAAGCGGCCGACGGCCGCTATCGACACCATCCGCAACGGGGTGGGGGACCTCCAGCACGCGCTGGGCCAGCTGGCTGGCGCCGCCGGTGGGGTGCTGGCCATGGTCCGCACCGTGGCCAAGACCGCGCCCAGCGGTCCGCTCAACGCCGAGATCGGCGAGCAGCGGCGGTACGCGACGGCCGACACGCAGCTCGAGGACTACAAGCGGATCCGCAAGGCGCACGGGGGCACCGTCAACGACGTCGTCCTGGCAGTGGTCTCGGGCGCGCTGCGCGAGTGGCTCATGACCCGCGGCGAGGCCGTGGGCGTGGGAGCCGTGGTGCGGGCGATGGTCCCGGTGAGCGTCCGCACCGAGGCCCCGGCCGGCGCCTCGGGCAACAAGGTGTCGTCCTACCTGGTGGACCTGCCGGTCGGCGAGCCCAACCCGGTCATGCGGCTGCACCAGGTCTCCTACGCCATGGCCGGCCACAAGGAGACCGGTCAGGCCGTCGGCGCGGACGCGCTTATCGGGGTCGCTGGCTTCGCGCCGCCGACGCTGCACGCCCTGGGCGCGCGGGTCGGCAGCAGCCTGTCCCGACGGCTGTTCAACCTGGTCGTGACCAACGTGCCGGGTCCGCAGTTCCCGCTGTACGCCGGCGGCGCCGAGCTGCTGTCCACCTACCCGGTGGTGCCGCTGGCCAAGGGGCAGGTGGTCAGCGTCGGTCTGACCTCGTACAACGGCGGGGTCTACTTCGGGCTGAACGCCGACCGCGACGCCATGGCCGACGTCGACGTCCTGGCCCAGTGCCTGGTCGACTCGCTGGCCGAGCTGCGGGGGACCGTCCGGTGA
- a CDS encoding patatin-like phospholipase family protein — MTPRRGLVLGAGGVLGAAWTVGALCALEQVAGFDVREADVLMGTSAGSVLAALIGSGVRSCELRDHQLGHPIGAGPLGGYSFDYDRGTGGPLPPLPKAGLGSTRLLMQALRRPRSLTPLAAMSALMPEGRGSLWSIRHLVDAITPAGEWSPHPNLWVVAMDYDSGKRVVFGRPGSRPAPLVEAVLASCSVPGWYAPVEIDGRRYVDGGTCSVTSVDLLAGLELDEVYVLAPMASFDYDEPTSVAARVERSFRRTVTRRMLHEAGRVRAEGTVVTLLGPGRQDLEAIGVNLMDPARRLAVIETSLRTSADALRRARADSFSWSE; from the coding sequence GTGACCCCGCGGCGCGGGCTCGTGCTGGGGGCCGGCGGTGTCCTGGGTGCCGCCTGGACCGTCGGGGCCCTGTGCGCCCTGGAGCAGGTGGCCGGCTTCGACGTCCGCGAGGCCGACGTGCTCATGGGGACGTCGGCCGGATCGGTGCTGGCCGCCCTGATCGGCTCCGGCGTGCGCTCCTGCGAGCTGCGCGACCACCAGCTCGGTCACCCGATCGGCGCCGGCCCGCTGGGCGGCTACTCCTTCGACTACGACAGGGGCACCGGAGGGCCGCTCCCGCCGTTGCCCAAGGCCGGCCTCGGCTCCACCCGGCTGCTCATGCAGGCGCTGCGACGACCCCGGTCGCTGACCCCGCTGGCCGCGATGTCCGCACTCATGCCCGAGGGCCGCGGCAGCCTGTGGAGCATCCGGCACCTGGTCGACGCGATCACGCCGGCCGGGGAGTGGTCGCCGCACCCGAACCTGTGGGTCGTCGCGATGGACTACGACTCGGGCAAGCGGGTGGTGTTCGGCCGGCCCGGGTCCCGGCCGGCGCCGCTCGTCGAGGCGGTGCTCGCGTCCTGCTCGGTGCCCGGCTGGTACGCGCCGGTGGAGATCGACGGTCGCCGGTACGTCGACGGAGGCACCTGCTCGGTCACCTCGGTCGACCTGCTGGCCGGGCTCGAGCTCGACGAGGTCTACGTGCTGGCCCCGATGGCGTCGTTCGACTACGACGAACCGACGTCGGTGGCCGCCCGGGTGGAGCGTAGCTTCCGGCGCACGGTCACCCGCCGGATGCTGCACGAGGCCGGCCGGGTGCGGGCCGAGGGCACCGTGGTCACCCTGCTCGGTCCGGGCCGGCAGGACCTCGAGGCCATCGGGGTCAACCTCATGGACCCGGCGCGTCGGCTTGCGGTGATCGAGACCTCGTTGCGGACCTCCGCCGACGCGCTGCGCCGGGCCCGCGCCGACTCCTTCTCCTGGAGCGAGTGA
- a CDS encoding HAD family phosphatase, with product MRELKGLVVDWGGVLTVGLGEVMPAWAASDGIDFGHFTDVMRSWLGPAAGQEAWFNPVHALERGEIEVPDFEQRLAEALRVRSGTDVRPEGLLDRMFERFEHAPDMAGLLRRAHQAGVRTALLSNSWGNEYPRDGWDEMFDVVVISGEVGMRKPEPQIFEHTLRLLGLTAPECVFVDDLRHNVDAAVALGFVGIHHRGYLDTLSELETLFTAPLR from the coding sequence GTGCGTGAGCTCAAGGGGCTGGTCGTCGACTGGGGCGGCGTGCTCACCGTCGGCCTGGGCGAGGTGATGCCCGCCTGGGCGGCGTCCGACGGGATCGACTTCGGCCACTTCACCGACGTCATGCGTTCCTGGCTGGGACCGGCCGCGGGCCAGGAGGCGTGGTTCAACCCGGTGCACGCGCTGGAGCGCGGCGAGATCGAGGTGCCCGACTTCGAGCAGCGGCTGGCCGAGGCGCTGCGGGTCCGCTCCGGCACCGACGTCCGCCCCGAGGGGCTGCTGGACCGGATGTTCGAGCGGTTCGAGCACGCCCCCGACATGGCCGGCCTGCTGCGCCGGGCGCACCAGGCCGGGGTGCGCACCGCGCTGCTGTCGAACTCCTGGGGCAACGAGTACCCGCGAGACGGCTGGGACGAGATGTTCGACGTCGTCGTCATCTCCGGTGAGGTCGGGATGCGCAAACCGGAGCCGCAGATCTTCGAGCACACCCTTCGGCTGCTCGGGCTGACCGCGCCCGAGTGCGTGTTCGTCGACGACCTGCGGCACAACGTGGACGCCGCCGTGGCGCTCGGCTTCGTGGGCATCCACCACCGCGGCTACCTGGACACCCTCAGCGAGCTCGAGACCCTCTTCACTGCGCCGCTGCGCTGA
- a CDS encoding MFS transporter gives MTEPATGRGKWRPMPFIALGVSMIIVDATIVNVAIPSIIRDIGISVTDAEWVNSIYSLVFAALLLTTGRVGDIYGRRRLFLVGTVVFVAASLVAALAPSAGVLILGRFLQGVGGAMLLPASLSTVNAMYQGKDRAIAFAIWGATIGGTAALGPLLGGWLTTAFSWR, from the coding sequence ATGACGGAGCCGGCCACCGGGCGCGGCAAGTGGCGGCCGATGCCGTTCATCGCGCTGGGCGTCTCGATGATCATCGTGGACGCGACGATCGTGAACGTCGCGATCCCCTCGATCATCCGCGACATCGGCATCTCGGTGACCGACGCCGAGTGGGTCAACTCCATCTACTCGCTCGTCTTCGCGGCGCTGCTGCTCACGACGGGCCGGGTCGGGGACATCTACGGACGTCGCCGGCTCTTCCTGGTGGGCACTGTCGTGTTCGTCGCGGCCAGCCTGGTCGCCGCCCTGGCGCCGTCCGCCGGGGTGCTCATCCTGGGCCGGTTCCTGCAGGGCGTCGGCGGGGCCATGCTGCTGCCCGCGTCGCTGTCCACCGTGAACGCCATGTACCAGGGCAAGGACCGAGCGATCGCGTTCGCGATCTGGGGAGCCACGATCGGCGGCACCGCGGCGCTCGGCCCGCTGCTCGGCGGCTGGCTCACCACGGCGTTCTCCTGGCGCT
- the pruA gene encoding L-glutamate gamma-semialdehyde dehydrogenase, protein MDAVTHVPVPVNEPNLTYAPGSAERAELETTLADLAATPLELTCALGGKRVMASGSRLDVAEPHARDHVLGVTADATQADAEAAIAAARDAAPGWRDLAFDDRAAVFLKAADLLAGPWRQRLNAASMLGQSKTAFQAEIDAACELIDFWRFNVAFARQIMEEQPKSAKGIWNRVDHRPLEGFVYAITPFNFTSIAGNLPTAPAIMGNTVVWKPAHTQQFAAHFLMALLEEAGLPPGVINMVTGHGANVSDAVLTHPDLAGIHFTGSTRVFQLFWRTIGEHIEGYRAYPRIVGETGGKDFVVAHPSADVDVLRTALVRGAFEYQGQKCSAASRAYLPRSLWNRFGDDLLAEVDGLTMGPVTDLSNFMGAVIDDRAYRKLSGAIDRARATDSIEVGAGGTYDDTEGWYIRPTVLLGQDPTDEIFTTEYFGPILAVHVYDDADYDGMLNQMESVAPYALTGSIIAQDRAAIAHATHALRFAAGNFYVNDKPTGAVVGQQPFGGGRASGTNDKAGSAQNLLRWTSTRAIKETFVPPTSSAYPHMG, encoded by the coding sequence ATGGATGCCGTGACCCACGTTCCCGTTCCCGTCAACGAGCCCAACCTGACGTATGCGCCGGGCAGCGCCGAGCGAGCCGAGCTGGAGACCACGCTGGCCGACCTGGCCGCGACCCCGCTCGAGCTGACCTGTGCCCTCGGTGGCAAGCGGGTCATGGCCTCGGGCAGCCGGCTGGACGTCGCCGAGCCGCACGCCAGGGACCACGTGCTCGGCGTGACCGCGGACGCGACCCAGGCCGACGCCGAGGCGGCGATCGCGGCCGCCCGCGACGCGGCCCCCGGGTGGCGCGACCTCGCCTTCGACGACCGGGCCGCGGTCTTCCTCAAGGCCGCCGACCTGCTGGCCGGCCCCTGGCGGCAGAGACTGAACGCCGCGAGCATGCTCGGCCAGTCCAAGACCGCGTTCCAGGCCGAGATCGACGCCGCCTGTGAGCTGATCGACTTCTGGCGGTTCAACGTGGCGTTCGCCCGGCAGATCATGGAGGAGCAGCCGAAGTCCGCCAAAGGCATCTGGAACCGGGTGGACCACCGCCCGCTCGAGGGGTTCGTCTACGCGATCACCCCGTTCAACTTCACCTCGATCGCCGGGAACCTGCCGACGGCGCCCGCGATCATGGGCAACACGGTCGTGTGGAAGCCGGCGCACACCCAGCAGTTCGCCGCGCACTTCCTGATGGCGCTGCTGGAGGAGGCCGGGCTGCCCCCCGGCGTCATCAACATGGTGACCGGGCACGGGGCCAACGTCTCCGACGCCGTCCTGACCCACCCGGACCTGGCCGGCATCCACTTCACCGGCTCGACCCGGGTGTTCCAGCTGTTCTGGCGCACGATCGGGGAGCACATCGAGGGCTACCGGGCCTACCCTCGGATCGTCGGCGAGACCGGTGGCAAGGACTTCGTGGTCGCCCACCCCAGCGCCGACGTCGACGTGCTGCGCACGGCGCTGGTGCGGGGGGCGTTCGAGTACCAGGGCCAGAAGTGCTCGGCGGCGTCGCGCGCCTACCTGCCGAGGTCGCTGTGGAACCGGTTCGGTGACGACCTGCTGGCCGAGGTCGACGGGCTGACGATGGGCCCGGTCACCGACCTGTCGAACTTCATGGGAGCGGTCATCGACGACCGGGCCTACCGCAAGCTGAGCGGTGCGATCGACCGGGCCAGGGCCACCGACTCCATCGAGGTCGGGGCGGGCGGCACGTACGACGACACCGAGGGCTGGTACATCCGGCCGACCGTGCTGCTGGGCCAGGACCCCACGGACGAGATCTTCACCACCGAGTACTTCGGGCCGATCCTCGCCGTGCACGTCTACGACGACGCCGACTACGACGGCATGCTCAACCAGATGGAGTCGGTTGCCCCGTACGCGCTCACTGGGTCGATCATCGCCCAGGACCGGGCCGCCATCGCGCACGCCACCCACGCGCTGCGGTTCGCCGCCGGCAACTTCTACGTCAACGACAAGCCCACCGGCGCGGTCGTGGGGCAGCAGCCGTTCGGCGGCGGCCGGGCGTCCGGCACCAACGACAAGGCGGGCTCGGCGCAGAACCTGCTGCGGTGGACGTCGACCCGGGCGATCAAGGAGACCTTCGTCCCGCCGACGTCCTCTGCGTACCCGCACATGGGCTGA